The following proteins come from a genomic window of Marinitoga litoralis:
- a CDS encoding metallopeptidase TldD-related protein: protein MIKEKYQIHNRELSLNIVQTEIESIRKKDIVKTGIRIYDDGKIGVAGSLGNYDEKELEAKAKENLKLNIPYEYDLTHDISREEVEIVEISENEFVEKIEKLMREIKEKHNDFSFSNKITLKNRIKILENDLNTKIFSELKYFSFELIFKHKSSANIFDGFVGYEGFDYSHEKFIYLVDEVCGAFNNVVDIDEGEYPIIFLSDDFAILKKFYTDLNGLSFGSGSSIFSNKIGEKIFSNDFTLYQSRNYEDGIIEHFFDAEGTINEENRFALIENGVLKSPYTDKKTANMFNLPLTGAADADYDSVPSLGFVPMSIKKSDKTLKELLNGKKGILVFIASGGDFTPDGKFGTPVQLGFLYDGEKLIGRVPEFKLNSDIYSMFGEDFIGVGKNSITQLGKNFGVVINMKIKK, encoded by the coding sequence ATGATTAAAGAAAAATATCAAATTCATAATAGAGAGTTATCTTTAAATATAGTTCAAACAGAAATAGAGTCAATTAGAAAAAAAGATATTGTTAAAACAGGTATTAGAATATATGATGACGGGAAAATAGGTGTTGCTGGAAGTTTAGGGAATTATGATGAAAAAGAATTAGAAGCAAAAGCAAAAGAAAATTTAAAATTAAATATTCCATATGAATATGATTTAACTCATGATATATCAAGAGAAGAAGTTGAAATTGTAGAAATTTCAGAAAATGAATTTGTTGAGAAGATAGAAAAATTAATGAGAGAAATAAAAGAAAAACATAATGATTTTAGTTTTTCAAATAAAATTACATTAAAAAATAGAATAAAGATACTTGAAAATGATTTAAATACAAAAATATTTTCTGAATTAAAATATTTTTCTTTTGAATTAATATTTAAGCATAAAAGTTCTGCTAATATTTTTGATGGATTTGTAGGATATGAGGGTTTTGATTATTCCCATGAGAAATTTATATATTTAGTAGATGAAGTATGTGGAGCTTTTAATAATGTTGTTGATATAGACGAAGGTGAATATCCAATTATTTTCTTATCAGATGATTTTGCAATATTAAAAAAATTTTATACGGATTTAAATGGATTATCTTTTGGTAGCGGTAGTTCGATTTTCTCTAATAAAATAGGTGAAAAGATATTTTCTAATGATTTTACACTATATCAAAGTAGAAATTATGAAGATGGAATAATAGAACATTTTTTTGATGCAGAAGGAACAATAAATGAAGAAAATAGATTTGCATTGATAGAAAACGGTGTATTAAAATCTCCATATACAGATAAAAAAACTGCTAATATGTTTAACTTACCTTTAACTGGCGCAGCTGACGCTGATTATGATTCTGTTCCATCGTTAGGATTTGTTCCAATGTCAATAAAAAAATCAGATAAAACATTAAAAGAATTATTAAATGGGAAAAAAGGTATATTAGTATTTATAGCTTCAGGAGGAGATTTTACTCCTGATGGAAAGTTTGGAACTCCAGTTCAATTAGGATTTTTATATGATGGTGAGAAATTAATTGGCAGAGTTCCAGAATTTAAATTAAATTCTGATATATATAGTATGTTTGGTGAAGATTTTATTGGAGTAGGAAAAAATTCAATTACACAATTAGGTAAAAATTTTGGAGTTGTAATAAATATGAAGATTAAGAAATGA
- a CDS encoding TldD/PmbA family protein produces MFKFPKDVYVDIRIENVFETIVQKTLGRLEEFKERRYSGAFIRLFDGKRWYYSSTTDVENIQKEIDELYKISSPSDEINEHPIVKKFEVHNGSYLEFEKRAIDNIEKHKKLELVEKYIPIVSENQFVKLWKANYVDKKIVKRFISSKGSDFKFDFQRVGFRIFFELVDGDKKFSERFDTASNYFEDLYNLEDKVKNSLEEAIYYMKNAEDVEPGQYTVILSPEAAGVFAHESFGHKSEADFMIGDENMKKEWSIGKKVGSDILSIVDDGNIKGVGYTPFDDDGTKAKETYLVKNGVLSGRLHSAITAVSLNEELTGNARALNFEFEPIVRMTTTYIKPGEKTLEELISEVDNGFLIKTIKHGSGMSTFTIAPSLAYNIKNGKIDKPVKISVITGTVFDTLNNIDGLSNELELLSFALGGCGKFEQYPLPVGFGGPYVRVKNMNVQ; encoded by the coding sequence ATGTTTAAATTTCCTAAAGATGTATATGTAGATATTAGAATAGAAAATGTTTTTGAAACAATTGTTCAAAAGACTTTAGGTAGATTAGAAGAATTTAAAGAAAGAAGATATTCAGGAGCTTTTATTAGACTATTTGATGGTAAAAGATGGTATTATTCATCCACAACTGATGTAGAAAATATTCAAAAAGAAATTGATGAATTGTATAAGATTTCATCACCAAGTGATGAAATAAATGAACATCCAATAGTAAAAAAATTTGAAGTTCATAATGGTAGTTATTTGGAATTTGAAAAAAGGGCTATAGATAATATTGAAAAACACAAAAAATTAGAATTAGTCGAAAAATATATACCAATTGTTTCTGAAAATCAATTTGTTAAATTATGGAAAGCAAATTATGTAGATAAAAAAATAGTTAAAAGATTTATATCTTCAAAAGGTAGTGATTTTAAATTTGATTTTCAAAGAGTAGGATTTAGAATATTTTTTGAATTAGTTGATGGAGATAAAAAGTTTAGCGAAAGATTTGATACAGCATCAAATTATTTTGAAGATTTATATAATTTGGAAGATAAGGTAAAAAATTCACTAGAAGAAGCAATATATTATATGAAAAATGCAGAAGATGTGGAACCTGGACAATATACAGTTATTTTATCACCAGAAGCTGCTGGAGTATTTGCACATGAAAGCTTTGGTCATAAATCAGAAGCAGATTTTATGATTGGTGATGAAAATATGAAAAAAGAATGGAGTATAGGTAAAAAAGTTGGTTCTGATATTTTAAGTATTGTAGATGATGGTAATATTAAAGGAGTTGGATATACACCATTTGATGATGATGGAACAAAAGCAAAAGAAACATATCTTGTAAAAAATGGTGTTTTATCTGGTAGATTACATAGCGCTATTACAGCAGTTTCATTAAATGAGGAATTGACTGGTAATGCAAGAGCTTTGAATTTTGAATTTGAACCTATAGTTAGAATGACTACTACATATATAAAACCTGGAGAGAAAACATTAGAAGAATTAATATCTGAAGTGGATAATGGATTTTTAATTAAAACTATTAAACATGGTTCAGGTATGTCTACTTTTACTATTGCTCCAAGTTTAGCATATAATATTAAAAATGGGAAGATAGATAAACCGGTAAAAATATCTGTAATTACAGGAACTGTTTTTGATACTTTAAATAACATAGATGGTTTATCAAATGAATTGGAATTGTTATCATTTGCATTAGGTGGATGTGGTAAATTTGAACAATATCCTTTACCAGTAGGTTTTGGTGGTCCGTATGTTAGAGTTAAAAATATGAATGTGCAATAG